The genomic DNA TGGCATGCACGGCCATTTCGGATGGAAAATTGGTGGTACCGACAATTTTTACACCGTGTTGTACTACGGTTTTGCCTTTTTCTGTGTAGGCGCAGTTGCCACCGTTCTGGGCAGCCATATCAATTATTACTGACCCCGGCTTCATCGCTTTGACAGCGTCTTCGGATATCAGTAAAGGCGCAGCTCGTCCGGGAATCAATGCGGTTGTAACAACC from Bacteroidota bacterium includes the following:
- a CDS encoding NAD(P)(+) transhydrogenase (Re/Si-specific) subunit alpha; this encodes VVTTALIPGRAAPLLISEDAVKAMKPGSVIIDMAAQNGGNCAYTEKGKTVVQHGVKIVGTTNFPSEMAVHASQMYARTLMAMVLEFYGDEGFTHNFEDEIFKGSCVTHNGEVINERVKRLLAG